The following nucleotide sequence is from Kiritimatiella glycovorans.
AACGATTTCGACGAATTGGGTGAACTGCCCGAACCACACGATGCCCGGAGAGACCTGCACCAATCAGACTCTGGTTGTCGTCACAAACTCCACCGCAATCGGTGGAGGAGTCATTTTCTATCGCACCTCAGCCAGTTCTGATGTCGATACCGATTCTGACGGCCTCGACAATGTCACAGAATACGATCTGGGCACGGATTATCAGAACTCCGATAGCGATGGGGACGGAATGCCGGACGGATGGGAAGTTCAGTACGGATTTAATCCTCTTTATTATGCCGACGGCGGGTTCGACTATGACTCAGACGGCCTGATCAATGCCGACGAATATTTAAACGGAACATACCCCAACGACACAGACTCGGAAGATGACGGTATGCCTGATGGCTGGGAAGTTGCCGGAGGCCTTGATCCGTTGACCGACGATACAAACGGTGACCCGGACGGCGATGGAGTCAACAATCTGGCTGAATATCAGGGCGGGACTCATCCGCAAATTGCTAACGTCTCGCCTCCCGGCGGTTCTCAGGGAAGCCTGATTTTCCGCTACGATGATGACGGGCGACTGATCGAATCGCACCTGAACAACAGTTCGTCCGAACTGTACACACTGACCCCGGCACATAACGTAACGAACTTGAATGTTTTTTCTACAAGCAACTGATTGAGAGGTACATATAAATGAAGGTTCTTTCTCGAATTTTGTGGATGAAAGCGTGAGACATCGCCCCAGATCTGCGCAAATGGTTGTGAACGCAATCATATACAGCAGGAGGAAGCGATGTCTCAGAAGTCATTGTTCACAGATTTGCTCGGGATTCAAGGATGGGGCGTAGTCGCCGGTGGAATTCGTATCGAGGAAGATGGCAGTGTGACGGTTCGAATCGATCGACGCAGTGTTGGTTACAGCTGTGGTCAGTGCGGGGAGGGGCTGTTGTTCACATACGACACGCAGCCACCGCGACGGATCCGGGACTTCCCGATCTGGGGCCGACAGTGCTACTTGGAAGTCGAGTTCGTCCGTGTGGATTGCCCTCGTTGCGGCGTGGTCATCGAGGGCTTGGACTGGGTTGAACGGTATGCTCGCCAGACCGTCCGTTATGAGAAGTACGTGGCAGGCTTGTGCGATCTGCTGCCAGTCAGCGATGTGGCCGCCCTGGAGGGCCTGAGTAAAGATGCCGTTTACCGAATGGACAAGAAGTGGCTGCAACGGCGTGATGCCAAGCGAGAGGAGCGCACGGTGCGATATCTGGGGATCGATGAGATCTCGCTGCGCAAGGGGCACCGCTACGCCACGGTTTTCTATGACTTGGAGCGCAAGGAGGTGATCGGCTTGGTAAAGACACGCAAGGAGCGCGCTGTGGGCGGGTTCTTCCGCTGCTTCGGTCGCAAGCGCTGCAAGGCTGTCGAGGCCGTGTGCATGGACCTCTGGCAGCCCTTCCTGAACAGCGTCCGACGGCACTGCAAGAACGCCGTCGTTGTCTTCGATAAGTTCCATGTCTACAAGTACCTCAGTGATGCCATTGAGGCCGTACGTCGCCACGAGCAGTCCATATGCTCTGACGAAGAGGGCAAGCTGATCAAGGGCACGCGCTGGCTCTGGCTCAGGGCCTCACGCAACCTGAAGCGCAAACACAAACAGACTCTCGAACAGATCATGGCAATCAACCGACAATTACAGAAAGCGTACCTGCTCAAGGAGGACTTCGAGGCGTTCTACGCGTGCTCGACACGCGAAGAGGCCGAAGCCTTCCTGAAGGGGTGGATCAAGCGGTGTAAGCAGAGCCGGCTGGAGCCATTCATCAAGCTCGCCAAGCGCCTGGTCCGGTGGTCGCACGGCATCTTCTCCTACTTCGAATATCGCATCACCAACGGCGTGGCCGAGGGCATCAACAACAAAATCAAAGTACTCAAACGCAGGAGCTATGGCTTCCACGATGAGCACTACTTCTTCCTCAAAATACTCAATGCAACTGGAGCCCTACCCAGCTTCGAGCAACTCAGTGACCCACAATTTTAGCGAAAGAACCTAAATGAATAACCGAATGCTCACTATTCTCGGAGTGGTTTTTTCTCTCGGCACGGCCTATGCCGGGATGGATTCTATCGGAGGATGGCATGCCGTTGGCAGTGACAACTCTTGTTTTGTCAGTAATGCGGCATCTCAGATTTTGGCTGAACCAATGGTGTTATCCACCATGGAAAGTGGCGGCAGCGTACTTCCGGAAATGGCAATCACGGAGGCCATTCGGTCCCAGGCTGCAGCATTAAATAATGATCCTGTTGAAATTTTTGAGTTTGTTCGCAACCGGATTGGCTACGAGCTTTATTACGGTTGTTTTAAAGGTGCAGAAGGAACGCTGTTGAGCGGGTTTGGAAATGATTTGGATCAATGCGCTTTGCTGGGATCTTTGCTCAAGGTGGCGGACGATTCGATTGATGTCAGTTATGTTCGCGGAAATGTAATTTATACGGGTGAGTTTTTAACGAATCTCACGGGTTGCCCAACGAACCATTTCCAACATTTGAACCCATGGTTTTTGATTCATGCGCCTGTACAGCGAGCTGATGGGTGGGAATTCGATAAACATTACTGGCTTCAGGCGGAGATTGACGGAACAACCTATCAGCTGGATCCTTCGTTTGTACCGCATGAGTCCGCTCCCGAGGATGCGGAAACTGTGCTGGCACAAGTCACTGGCTATACGCGAACCAATTTTTTAAGTACCGCATCGAATGGAGCCACTGTTTTTACTTCCGAACAGGTCCAAAATGTAAATGAGACAGCAGTCGAAAATCTTTTGCGTGGCTACGTGGCGCAGGTTCATCAGGCCCAAAATGATGGCGATTCTGAGGTTGAACAACTTGTCGGGCAGCGCATGCCTCAAAGTGAACCTCTTTCGGTTCTCAGCACGAATCTGCCACCGGACATGGTTCGGGTTGCGTCCTCCAGTGTATTGGGCAGCTTACCAGACAATATGTTTGCCCGCTATGAGCTGACGCATGAATCGGGTTTCAGTTCTGTTGCTTTGAAGGGGTATGAGCTGGCAGGGAAACGGATCACGATTTTTTATGATTCCGATGATGGGAACAGGCCGGTTCTTCGACTGGATGGAGAGGAAAAGGCCCGCGGAACAACGGCATTAACGGTTGGGTATGTTAAGAATCTCACCCTTAAAGTACTTCTGCCTTCGTTTTTTGGAATGTATGAGAAGGCCAATGCAAACAAGCCATGTGATTTGACCGTTGGTTACAGCTATAGTGTGGTTTCAGACCTCCTAATGGCTTCTCCAAAAGTGCTGGCGCGAGAGAGCCGTAAACTGGCGGCTTTCCGGTCACAGGGCTTAAGCGACGCTTCGGAAGAAGTGCTTGGAACCACGTTGCACCTGATGAATCTATTTTACTGTCGTCAGAACACGTTGCAAAACAAGCTTCTGAGTCGTCTGACCGGAATTCCGTCGCTGGGGCTTTTCCAGGGCGGAGTTGTGGCTCAGGAGGAAGGCTATTATATTGACCTGCCGTTGCTTGGAATGTCTTACGTAATGCAGATGCCGGATTCCTCGTCATTGTTTCAAGCCTCGTCGTTCATGGCCAGCGGTTTGGAGCATGGGATGCTGGAGCAGATCATGGGACCTGAGCGTCCGGGAATTTCTTCAACGAAGGGCATTGCATTGAATAATGCAAACGGGAAGCACACGTATTATGCGACCTCTGCAAACTGGACCTCCGGCCTGAACGTTAAGTCCAAGCTTTCCGGCTATACTCCGGCTCAAAAAACCGATTTAGGCACTGAAATCAATAAGGGATACAGGATGGTGCTTCCACGAAATGCAGTGACGGTCGGTAATTGGACGGGAATCACTTATTTCAAGGTTTATTCACAGGCTCTGGGTGCGATTATTTCAGGAGCCTACGGCACCCAGAACGGGGGTTATTCAGGTTATCAGGGATATGTGCCGCCGCCGGTTGTTAATACGGTCACTCGAACCACGTACATTCCGCCCCCGCCGCCTCCTATTCAGCTTTTCCGCCCCAAAAGCATCGAGCCGGTTGATCTCTATTCCGGCGACTATCTTCTGGATCACAAGGACTTAACATTATCCGGCCCGTTACCGTTGATTCTTAACCGTCATTATAACAGTGGGCAGGTTGCCGCAGATGGAGTGATGGGGCCGGGCTGGTGCCATTCACTTCAAATCGAAATCGACGAACACAGTAGCGGCGATTTTGCTTTTGGCGAACGAGACACGGCTGATGCCGCCGCCGTTTTAGCCGCCCAAATGATCGCGTTGGATCTGATGCGTAATGAAGACAACGCGAAAGGCTGGACGACGGCTGCCATTGCTGCAAAATGGGCTCTGGACTCCGCCGTGGAAAATACAATTACCGTTCGAATCGGCGAATCCGGAAGACAATTCACGCGCCTGCCTGATGGGGAATTCAATCCGCCCCCTGGATCAACAGATAAACTGATACAAACAAACGGCGTTTATATTTTACAGGAACGGAATGCCAACAAGTATACGTTCAACACCAACAATCTGATTGCCGAAATTGCGGATACAGACGGAAACACGCTTACGTTTACTTACAATGCACAGACCAACCTGCAAAGCGTTGTCAGCAGTTTTGGGCCGACCCTCTCTTTCAGTTATACCGGCGGGTTGCTGACGAGCGTGAGCGATAACTCGACGCCGACCCGCACCATTCAATACCAATATGATTCCAGCGACAACCTGACGAACTTTGTGGATGCCGTCGGGTTTGACTGGGGAATCGCCTATAGCGACACAAACCATCCGAGCGCAATTACTTCGCTAACCGATCCAGAAGGCATTACCACTATTCAGAACTTTTACAATTCCCTTGGTGTTGTGACTCAGCAGATATCCGCAACATCCAATATTTGGAAATTTCACACATCCAATGCCCAGAGCATCGAAGAAGATCCCGCTGGACGAAAGACAATCTACCGTTTCGATTTAAAGGGCCGCACCGTTGAAACACAGGCCGCAGACGGCAACAGCACATTCCGCAGATATAACGAACGCGATCAGGTTACAAATTCTGTTAATGCCGCAGGTGTGACCAATCTCCTCGTATATGACAACAGCCTGAACCTGGTCGAAAAGCGGGAATCTGCCGGAACATCCGAAGAGCGGGTTTCGGTTTATGGATATGATGCAAGCAATCGGCTGGTCTGCATCAGCAATCAGCTCAGCGCCACAGAGTGGCAGGTTTCCCGTTTTGAGTACGATTCCGAACACCATGTGACAAAAACAACAGATGCCCTCAGCAACGAAACAACCTTTGTTTATTACCCCAGCGGGCTGCTTCAGCAAAAGAGTGAAGGGAACGGCTTGCGTGTCACGTCATACACGTACGATTCATACGGAAACCCTGACACCGTCATTTCCACAGATTCAGGAACGAATGATTTCCTTTATAATGCCAGAGGAGAACTGCTCCAGCATACGGACAGCCGAGGGCAGACAACGGAAACCACCTATGATGCCAGCGGAAACCTGTTGCTTACCGAATTTTCTGACGGCACCACCGTCAGCAACAGCTATTGGAACAACGGGCTTCTCAAAACGGTTACCGATGCGAGAGGACATACCACGCACTACACCTATACTCCGGCCTACAAACAGAAAACAATCACCGCCCCGGATGGAGGAGTCGTCTCCAACGCATATGATGCCGCCGACCGCCTCGTTTCTGTTACGGATGCAAAAGGAAATGTTGTCAGTAATCTGCTGGATGACGTTGGAAGAACAATTGCCAGTTATTCAACGCTCACCACCCGGCAGTTCGCATACGATAAGGCAGGAAACATCACGAACTCTGTAATTGATCCTTCAGGGCTTAATCTTTGGGATCATACGGCATATGA
It contains:
- a CDS encoding ISL3 family transposase, coding for MSQKSLFTDLLGIQGWGVVAGGIRIEEDGSVTVRIDRRSVGYSCGQCGEGLLFTYDTQPPRRIRDFPIWGRQCYLEVEFVRVDCPRCGVVIEGLDWVERYARQTVRYEKYVAGLCDLLPVSDVAALEGLSKDAVYRMDKKWLQRRDAKREERTVRYLGIDEISLRKGHRYATVFYDLERKEVIGLVKTRKERAVGGFFRCFGRKRCKAVEAVCMDLWQPFLNSVRRHCKNAVVVFDKFHVYKYLSDAIEAVRRHEQSICSDEEGKLIKGTRWLWLRASRNLKRKHKQTLEQIMAINRQLQKAYLLKEDFEAFYACSTREEAEAFLKGWIKRCKQSRLEPFIKLAKRLVRWSHGIFSYFEYRITNGVAEGINNKIKVLKRRSYGFHDEHYFFLKILNATGALPSFEQLSDPQF
- a CDS encoding RHS repeat domain-containing protein — translated: MNNRMLTILGVVFSLGTAYAGMDSIGGWHAVGSDNSCFVSNAASQILAEPMVLSTMESGGSVLPEMAITEAIRSQAAALNNDPVEIFEFVRNRIGYELYYGCFKGAEGTLLSGFGNDLDQCALLGSLLKVADDSIDVSYVRGNVIYTGEFLTNLTGCPTNHFQHLNPWFLIHAPVQRADGWEFDKHYWLQAEIDGTTYQLDPSFVPHESAPEDAETVLAQVTGYTRTNFLSTASNGATVFTSEQVQNVNETAVENLLRGYVAQVHQAQNDGDSEVEQLVGQRMPQSEPLSVLSTNLPPDMVRVASSSVLGSLPDNMFARYELTHESGFSSVALKGYELAGKRITIFYDSDDGNRPVLRLDGEEKARGTTALTVGYVKNLTLKVLLPSFFGMYEKANANKPCDLTVGYSYSVVSDLLMASPKVLARESRKLAAFRSQGLSDASEEVLGTTLHLMNLFYCRQNTLQNKLLSRLTGIPSLGLFQGGVVAQEEGYYIDLPLLGMSYVMQMPDSSSLFQASSFMASGLEHGMLEQIMGPERPGISSTKGIALNNANGKHTYYATSANWTSGLNVKSKLSGYTPAQKTDLGTEINKGYRMVLPRNAVTVGNWTGITYFKVYSQALGAIISGAYGTQNGGYSGYQGYVPPPVVNTVTRTTYIPPPPPPIQLFRPKSIEPVDLYSGDYLLDHKDLTLSGPLPLILNRHYNSGQVAADGVMGPGWCHSLQIEIDEHSSGDFAFGERDTADAAAVLAAQMIALDLMRNEDNAKGWTTAAIAAKWALDSAVENTITVRIGESGRQFTRLPDGEFNPPPGSTDKLIQTNGVYILQERNANKYTFNTNNLIAEIADTDGNTLTFTYNAQTNLQSVVSSFGPTLSFSYTGGLLTSVSDNSTPTRTIQYQYDSSDNLTNFVDAVGFDWGIAYSDTNHPSAITSLTDPEGITTIQNFYNSLGVVTQQISATSNIWKFHTSNAQSIEEDPAGRKTIYRFDLKGRTVETQAADGNSTFRRYNERDQVTNSVNAAGVTNLLVYDNSLNLVEKRESAGTSEERVSVYGYDASNRLVCISNQLSATEWQVSRFEYDSEHHVTKTTDALSNETTFVYYPSGLLQQKSEGNGLRVTSYTYDSYGNPDTVISTDSGTNDFLYNARGELLQHTDSRGQTTETTYDASGNLLLTEFSDGTTVSNSYWNNGLLKTVTDARGHTTHYTYTPAYKQKTITAPDGGVVSNAYDAADRLVSVTDAKGNVVSNLLDDVGRTIASYSTLTTRQFAYDKAGNITNSVIDPSGLNLWDHTAYDDFSRPVSKSTPLATETFQYDPLGRMTNRIDQISKHWKTEFDPLSRPIASVRPSGAREESDYNALSFRTQFRNAEGNVISFGVDAQSRVTSITNAIGNVTRYQFDNNGNLTNRTDAAGRSTAYIFDGMNRIDRVEYPDMTQSVFDHDASGNLILSSNENAEITFAYDTMNRLSEADVSLRSLSSFAVTNSCDLNGNRTNILYPGGLSVSYSFDEENRLESVTANHANFANEFSFGYDGASRLTNIVYPNSVVSAFEYDAENRIVGFTHGTFCEHAIQRDVRGFKIREDIYEGLVPNFTNNLHQTLTHNDADQLVSDGLDSYAYNNNGCLTNTAGAEYQWDYNDHLTSVNGTEYLYDASGARIGRIWGGVTNYFILDYHAPLKMPLAEANADGSITRYYVWSSHGLLAHFDRNPATGAITSTRYYHANEQKSVLALTDETGSVTDRFAYSPYGQVLGRTGTTDTPYQWIGGLAVRNEGGGLYFMLNRYYSADVRRFLSIDPAGIDSFPNLYAYADINPLAFVDPLGLWQVTIGAAYGYGGRVTFGKNNGRWNVGGAVGYGLGAMIDFAPGNSAPAFASQGEASHVGVEVSGGAKLLNALDVSGGLRVRVDADDATNVEGRGGLIGSLTIPGTIINANGSADVVVQGNISQKTSDSFLEASPEPTSFGFGAMVFGGITGGTSWQSKPPQGSSPSTTHGHTTTGYLK